CGATCGTCGAGTTCTGGCTGACCGGGCAGGCCGGCGGCGACAGCACGCTCGACGTGCTGCTCGGCGAGGTCACCCCGTCCGGCAAGCTGACCGAGACGATCCCGCTGCGGCTGGAGGACACCCCCGCGTTCCTCGACTTCCCCGGAGAGAACGGGCACGTCCGCTACAGCGAAGGCATTCACGTCGGCTACCGCTACTACGACACGCGGAAGATCGACGTCGACTTTCCCTTCGGGCACGGCCTCTCCTACACCGAGTTCCGCTACGACGACCTGGCTGTGACCGTGCACGACCTCGCCGACCCGGTCGCGATGACGGTGTCTTCGGAGCTGGCGAACACCGGCGACCGCACGGGAGCGGAGGTGATCCAGGTGTACATCGGCGACCGGACCGGACTGGTCGTCACACCGGAACAGGAGCTGCGTGCCTTCACCAAGGTGTGGCTCGCTCCGGGTGAAGCCCGGCGGGTGTCGATCCCCGTCCGGCGGGAGCACCTCGAACACTACGTCCCCGGTACCGGCTGGGCCTTCCCCGGCGGGCCAGTCGAGGTCCGCGTCGGATCGTCCTCCCGCGACATCCGGCTGTCCACGTTGGTCACGCTGCCCGGACATCCGGTGGAGAAACAGCTGACCGCGTGGTCCACACTCGGCGAGTGGTCCGACCATCCTCGGCTCGGGACCGCGTTGTGGGAACTGCTGGAAGAGCGGGGAGGGGCGCGCGGGCGGATGGGCGACCTGCTGAGCGACGAGGCCGGGCGGCGGGCGGTGCTCGGCTCCCCGTTGAAGGGACTGCTGGAGTTCCCCGGCATTCCCCTGGACGACGCCGATGTCGAAGCGTTGCTCGCGAAGCACTGCACCTGACGACCTCACCTGCTGCTCAGTCGCTGTGGGCGGCAGTGCTCGCGCCTGCCGCCCGTTCGGGCCGACTGCCGGGAGGGTTCGCAAGTCCAGCCTGAAGTTCCCGGCACTGGCGTTCCCGCGCTGCGACCCGTTCGGCTCGTGACTGGATCCGGTGGTCGTCACAGCCTGCGGTCGGTCACTCTCGCCATTCACCGGCGCAACGCCGCCAGGCCGAACACGCCAGCCGCCATAGCCGCGGGGTACTACACGGCCACCAGCACTCCACGGAGCTCCTCCGGAAGGTCCGAACAGGCGACGAGCAGAGACCCGTGCTCGGCGGACAGTTCACACCCCAACCCGCGAATCCCGGGCAGCCCACCTTCGTCGGCCGGCACCGCTCCCAGCAGCGCAGCGAACAAGACGACAGAATAGACGACGACCGCGGTGGCTCCAGCGGCTTGGCAAACCTGGGCCGGTCGCCGGTGCCCGACGAGATGCAATTCTGGTGGGCGAACAGCTGTTCGCCCACCAGAACGCCTTCACGAGGAGATTCCATGGGGGCTCCGGCCGCCTACCCGGTCGAGTCCATCGACAACGCCGCACGGATTCTGCTGATGCTGGTGGACAGCCCGGCACTACGCGTCGCGGACGTGTCAGCCGAACTAGGCGTTGCGAGGTCGACGGCCCATTGGTTGCTGACCACGCTCCAGGGCCGGGATCTGCTCCGAATCGAGGTGCTCGGTCATCTCGTCGTTGAGCGCGGTTTCCAGGACGTTCTTGGTGAACAGCTTCAGCAACCCGTCCGGGCCGGTCAACGCCAGCCCGCGAGCTTTCGCCTCGGCCACCATCGCCGCGGCGGCGGCCTGCTCCGGCGACAGCTCCCGCGCCGGCTTGGACTCACGCTTGCGTGGACTCACAAGGTCTGATGTCATCACTCACAGTGCCCGTCCCGCCGGACCTACGCCCGGCGTGTCGGGCCGGAAACACCGATCTTGGAACAGTCCCCCTTCCACTGCTTCGTGGAAGTGGCTTGTGGACGCGGGGTAGTGTTTCAGGGGTCGGCGAACCGTCACGCGCACTTCGATCTTGTGCGTACGCGGGAAGTCGTACTCGCGCAGCACCGGAACCGGCTCGTGGCGGCCCAGGCAGTGGGCAAGCTCGACGGGCACGACGCGAGACCCGACCCGAGCAACCTCAAGGAGATCGCGCGCCGCGCAGGCCTGGTCGTCGGGGTCGCGGCTGGCGGCCATCCGGTCGAAGATGGCACGGGCAGCGCTGCGAGTCAGTAGCGGGGACTCCCCCCGTTCGATTGACTCCTGACCCGTGAGGTCGCGTTCCGGTCTTGTCCGCCAGGGCCTCCGACGACGGCTGGACCTGGGATTTCGTCCTGCCTAACGGCCCATCGTCAGACTGGAACGCATCCGACACCGGAGCGGAAGGTGGGCGAACCTGTGGAGCTGTCCGAACGATCTACCAAGACGGTGCAGGACCAGGCCTTCACGGTCTCGAGCATCGACGACGCCGACCATCGCACGCGCTCCATCGCGATCGGCTGCTTCGACGGCGTGCACCTGGGTCATCGGGACGTGATCAGCGGGTGCGACACCGTCCTCACCTTCGCGCCGCACCCGCTTCGGGTTCTCCGGCCGAGCCAGGCCCCGCCGCTGCTGACCGGCCACGCTCGGAAGCTGGCCAAGCTCTCCGCGCTGGGAGTCCGTGAGGTCGTCATCATCCCGTTCGACACGTCTTGGGCGAGCCAGACCGCCGAAACCTTCGTGGACGAAATCCTGGTCGGAACGCTGAACGCGAGCCACGTCTCGGTCGGGTTCAACTTCCGGTTCGGCGCCCGCGGTGCGGGCACGGCGGGCCGGCTCCGGGAGGACCGGCGGTTCGGGACCCGGGTCGTCCCCGCCGTCACCGCCGGGCCGGTGGTCGTGTCGTCGACGGTCATCCGTTCCCTCGTCGAACGCGGCAAGCTGACGCAGGCGGCGAAGCTGTTGGGAGCTCCTCTCGTGCAGCCGGCGACGATCCGGAAAGATCGCACCCTCCACTTCGCACCAGATCTCGCCGTTCCGGCTGACGGCGTGCACGTCTGCCAGGTGGACGGTGTCCTCACCCAGGTGTCGTTCACCGGCCGGCCACGCATCCTCGATGCCGCCGAAGCATGGGAAACGAAGACAGGCGAGGTGATCGTCACCTTTCCGGGGTGACACCGGCGCGCTACGCCCGGACGGCGCGAGTGGTACGCAGGATCGGCACGGAAGCCGCCAGGGCGGCCACCACTACGACGGCCAGACCGATGCGGACATCTCCGGCGGCGGACGGCACTCCGAGAACAGCGTCCACCGACCAGCGCCCAGGACCGGTGAAACCGAGCGCCACGACGACCACCGCGAGCACCAGCGGGTACTCGCCGCCGCCGGCGGTGTTCCACCGGGCGCCCGCTTTGAGATTCGTGGCCACGGCCGCGACCAGCATCGTGCCCGCACCGACGGCGGCGCCGAGCGGAGTGGCGAGTCCCACGGCGAGGAGGACGGCGGCGACCAGTTCGCACAGCACAGCCGTGGCGGCCATTCGCCGTCCAGGGTGTTGACCGAGGCCTTCGAAGATCGCGGCGGCCTTCGCCATGCCCGGCCCGTGGAACCACCCCACCGCCTTCTGCGTGGCGTGGGCGTACAAAACGAATCCGAGCACCGCCCGCACCACGAGCAACCCGATATCCATGATGAACCTCCTGATCAGACGGTCGAGTACTTACTTCAGGCGAGCGTGAAACGACCGTCGGACAGCGTCAGCCGGACCTCCACGCTTCCCTCATTGATCTGCCACGGCACGATCCGGTACTTGCGGATTCCCCGGGCGTGGAAGGGGTCACGGTCGGCGATGTCCTTGGCTTCGGTCACCGAGTCCGCCCGGAGAACCAGCAGTCCGGCACCGGAGTAGCGGTAGTCGTCGTCGAGCATCGGGCCGGCGAAGAGCAGTTCGCCGGCGCGTTCCAGTTCGGTCAGCCACGCCTTGTGCTC
This genomic window from Amycolatopsis mongoliensis contains:
- a CDS encoding DoxX family protein — translated: MVRAVLGFVLYAHATQKAVGWFHGPGMAKAAAIFEGLGQHPGRRMAATAVLCELVAAVLLAVGLATPLGAAVGAGTMLVAAVATNLKAGARWNTAGGGEYPLVLAVVVVALGFTGPGRWSVDAVLGVPSAAGDVRIGLAVVVVAALAASVPILRTTRAVRA
- a CDS encoding FAD synthetase family protein; amino-acid sequence: MELSERSTKTVQDQAFTVSSIDDADHRTRSIAIGCFDGVHLGHRDVISGCDTVLTFAPHPLRVLRPSQAPPLLTGHARKLAKLSALGVREVVIIPFDTSWASQTAETFVDEILVGTLNASHVSVGFNFRFGARGAGTAGRLREDRRFGTRVVPAVTAGPVVVSSTVIRSLVERGKLTQAAKLLGAPLVQPATIRKDRTLHFAPDLAVPADGVHVCQVDGVLTQVSFTGRPRILDAAEAWETKTGEVIVTFPG
- a CDS encoding YciI family protein, with translation MESRKAKPDERHTGAQKVVFLCFTEPVSMSPEDMRPHLDEHKAWLTELERAGELLFAGPMLDDDYRYSGAGLLVLRADSVTEAKDIADRDPFHARGIRKYRIVPWQINEGSVEVRLTLSDGRFTLA